The following coding sequences are from one Arcobacter nitrofigilis DSM 7299 window:
- a CDS encoding KpsF/GutQ family sugar-phosphate isomerase has product MNYNEIAKEVLLTEAKELERASRDNSFDMNAAVELVYNTKGKLIVTGVGKSGLVGTKIAATLASTGTSSFFLHPTEAMHGDLGMIGKDDTVLAISYSGESEELIQILPHLKRFDIPMIAMAKNPNSTLAKYADIFFDINVTKEACPLDTAPTSSTTLTMAMGDALAVCLMKKRNFQKSDFASFHPGGSLGKKLFIKVSDLLRTEELPIVSRGTLLKDAIVRMSEGRLGNVIITDDNEVIGLLSDGDLRRALMDDNFSLECKVEEIATMNPKVLNNKDLLASDALKIIEDYKIQLLVVVDDSNKLVGVLHIHDLIEAGIK; this is encoded by the coding sequence ATGAATTATAACGAGATTGCAAAAGAGGTTTTACTAACTGAAGCGAAGGAGTTAGAAAGAGCCTCTAGGGATAATTCTTTTGACATGAATGCTGCAGTTGAACTTGTTTATAATACAAAAGGTAAACTAATCGTTACAGGCGTTGGTAAATCTGGCTTAGTTGGGACAAAAATAGCTGCAACTCTTGCAAGTACAGGAACTAGTTCTTTTTTCTTACATCCTACAGAAGCTATGCATGGCGATTTAGGAATGATTGGTAAAGATGATACAGTTTTAGCTATATCATACTCAGGAGAGAGTGAAGAGTTGATTCAAATTCTTCCTCACCTAAAAAGATTTGATATTCCAATGATTGCAATGGCAAAAAATCCAAATTCTACTTTAGCAAAATATGCGGACATTTTTTTTGATATAAATGTTACAAAAGAGGCTTGTCCATTAGATACAGCTCCAACTTCTTCTACAACTTTAACAATGGCTATGGGTGATGCATTAGCTGTTTGTTTAATGAAAAAAAGAAACTTTCAAAAAAGTGATTTTGCTTCATTTCACCCAGGTGGAAGCTTAGGTAAAAAACTATTTATTAAAGTTTCTGATTTACTTAGAACAGAAGAATTACCAATTGTTTCACGTGGAACTCTTTTAAAAGATGCTATTGTAAGAATGAGTGAAGGTAGACTTGGAAATGTTATAATTACTGATGACAATGAAGTCATTGGCTTATTAAGTGATGGAGATTTAAGAAGAGCTTTAATGGATGATAATTTTTCATTAGAGTGTAAAGTCGAAGAGATTGCAACTATGAATCCTAAAGTTTTAAACAACAAAGATTTATTAGCTAGTGATGCATTGAAAATTATAGAAGATTATAAGATACAACTTTTAGTTGTTGTTGATGATAGTAATAAACTTGTTGGTGTATTACATATTCATGATTTAATAGAAGCAGGAATAAAGTAG
- a CDS encoding D-2-hydroxyacid dehydrogenase — MKVVILDRSTLGSDMDLSILNQFGELVCYDYTNDDETIARLKECDIVITNKVLITKEVIDATELKLICISATGMNNVDIEYAKHKGIEVKNVAGYSTSSVAQLTISFALHFIQKMDYYSNYVKEGNWQKSKIFTHIDEPFMELDGKTWGIIGLGSIGEKVAQIASAFGCNIKYYSTSGMNYNANYDATDLASLISESDIISIHSPLNEKTKDLLNYENMKLLKNDSIVINVARGGIINEYDIVEILKEKNIYFALDTVTTEPIEEDSPLNDILENENVIITPHIAWSSIEARKKLIEGVYNNIKGFIDG, encoded by the coding sequence ATGAAAGTTGTAATTTTAGATAGATCTACCTTAGGTTCAGATATGGACTTAAGCATTTTAAATCAATTTGGAGAACTCGTTTGCTACGATTACACAAATGATGACGAAACAATAGCACGATTAAAAGAGTGTGATATTGTAATTACTAACAAAGTTCTTATTACAAAAGAAGTTATTGATGCTACTGAGCTAAAACTAATTTGCATAAGTGCAACAGGAATGAATAATGTTGATATAGAATATGCAAAACATAAAGGTATTGAGGTAAAAAATGTAGCTGGATATTCAACTTCAAGTGTTGCACAATTGACAATATCTTTTGCACTACATTTTATACAAAAGATGGATTATTATTCTAATTATGTAAAAGAAGGAAACTGGCAAAAATCAAAGATTTTTACACATATAGATGAACCCTTCATGGAACTTGATGGTAAAACTTGGGGAATCATTGGATTAGGAAGTATTGGTGAAAAAGTTGCACAAATTGCTAGTGCATTTGGCTGTAATATAAAATACTATTCAACATCAGGGATGAATTATAATGCAAACTATGATGCAACTGATTTAGCTTCATTAATTTCAGAATCAGATATTATATCAATACACTCACCCTTAAATGAAAAAACAAAAGATTTATTAAACTATGAAAATATGAAATTATTAAAAAATGATTCAATTGTAATAAATGTTGCAAGGGGTGGAATAATAAATGAATATGATATTGTTGAGATATTAAAAGAAAAGAATATTTATTTTGCATTAGATACTGTTACAACAGAACCAATAGAAGAAGACTCTCCTCTTAATGATATACTTGAAAATGAAAATGTAATAATTACTCCACATATTGCATGGTCATCTATTGAAGCAAGAAAAAAATTAATAGAGGGTGTTTATAATAATATAAAAGGATTTATTGATGGATAA
- the hisF gene encoding imidazole glycerol phosphate synthase subunit HisF: MSNFAKRIIPCLDVKDGRVVKGVNFVGLKDAGDPVEVAKRYNNEGADEITFLDITASHENRDTIVHIVKDVAKEVFIPLTVGGGIRTLDDIYKLLNVGCDKVSVNSSAVVNPGFIDESSKRFGSQCIVVAIDVKKVSDGSYHVFVKGGREDTGLDALAWAKEVYNRGAGEILLTSMDTDGAKTGFELNITQQISSIIDIPVIASGGAGTMEHMKEAFEHGASAALAASIFHFKEIDIMDLKHYLRDNNIPVRI, translated from the coding sequence GTGAGCAATTTTGCAAAGAGAATAATTCCATGTTTAGACGTAAAAGATGGAAGAGTTGTAAAAGGTGTTAATTTCGTAGGATTAAAAGATGCAGGTGACCCTGTAGAAGTTGCAAAACGATATAACAATGAAGGTGCAGATGAGATTACTTTTTTAGATATAACAGCTAGTCATGAAAATAGAGATACAATAGTTCATATAGTAAAAGATGTGGCAAAAGAAGTCTTTATTCCCTTAACTGTAGGTGGTGGAATAAGAACTTTAGATGATATTTATAAACTTCTAAATGTAGGTTGTGATAAAGTTTCTGTAAACTCAAGTGCAGTTGTAAATCCAGGATTTATAGATGAGAGTTCTAAAAGATTTGGCAGTCAATGTATAGTTGTGGCAATTGATGTTAAAAAAGTTTCTGATGGCTCTTACCATGTTTTTGTAAAAGGTGGTAGAGAAGATACAGGACTTGATGCACTTGCTTGGGCAAAAGAGGTTTACAATAGAGGAGCAGGAGAAATACTTCTAACTTCTATGGACACAGATGGTGCAAAAACTGGCTTTGAATTAAATATTACACAACAAATTTCAAGCATAATTGACATTCCAGTTATTGCAAGTGGTGGTGCTGGAACTATGGAACACATGAAAGAAGCCTTTGAACATGGTGCAAGTGCAGCCTTAGCTGCTTCTATTTTCCACTTTAAAGAAATAGATATAATGGATTTAAAACACTATTTAAGAGATAATAATATCCCTGTAAGGATTTAA
- the rsmA gene encoding 16S rRNA (adenine(1518)-N(6)/adenine(1519)-N(6))-dimethyltransferase RsmA, whose amino-acid sequence MDKIKAKKKYGQNFLKDDTVLSMIIQSMPNNNNHIVEIGPGLGDLTKNLVKCKDVTAYEVDTDLFAILKTKFAIPIDSGSLTLIHADVLESWTKQKSLHNSKYDLIANLPYYIATNIILRAFEDEACEHIIVMVQKEVAEKFSANEGDKEFSALGVISKLCSIESKILFDVPPESFDPPPKVTSSILYIKKDMSKTMDKNFNSFLKACFQQPRKKLSKNVSSIVPKETISSLFEELEISDNIRPHELSASLYSQIYTKAIIDGREQNSTE is encoded by the coding sequence ATGGATAAAATAAAAGCTAAAAAAAAATATGGTCAAAACTTTTTAAAAGATGACACAGTCTTATCAATGATCATCCAATCGATGCCCAACAACAATAATCATATTGTGGAAATTGGGCCTGGATTAGGTGATTTGACAAAAAATTTAGTCAAATGCAAAGATGTAACGGCCTATGAAGTTGATACAGATCTATTTGCTATACTAAAAACGAAGTTTGCTATCCCAATAGATAGTGGTTCTCTAACACTCATCCACGCTGATGTTTTAGAGTCATGGACAAAGCAAAAAAGTTTACATAATAGTAAATATGATCTTATCGCTAATTTACCGTATTATATTGCGACAAATATAATACTAAGAGCATTTGAAGATGAAGCTTGTGAACACATTATTGTAATGGTTCAAAAAGAGGTAGCTGAAAAGTTTTCTGCCAATGAAGGGGATAAAGAGTTCTCTGCATTGGGTGTGATATCAAAACTTTGCTCAATAGAGTCAAAGATTTTATTTGATGTTCCACCAGAATCTTTTGATCCACCTCCTAAAGTTACATCTTCTATTCTTTATATAAAAAAGGATATGTCAAAAACAATGGATAAGAACTTTAATAGTTTTCTAAAGGCTTGTTTTCAACAGCCAAGAAAAAAACTATCTAAAAATGTCTCATCTATTGTTCCTAAAGAGACTATTTCTTCTTTATTTGAAGAGCTTGAAATCAGTGATAACATTCGACCTCATGAGCTTAGTGCATCTTTGTATAGCCAAATATATACAAAGGCAATAATAGATGGAAGAGAACAAAACAGTACAGAATGA
- the hemJ gene encoding protoporphyrinogen oxidase HemJ yields MEYYSWILAFHVISVLSWMAMLFYLPRLFVYHVENSDKKDFVDVVKIQEYKIYKYIGMPAMWTTIISGIAMIYLAPELFKSGAWLHAKLTVVFLLIIYSFSLEYFRKQLEENKCKRSGKFFRAYNEIPTLFAILIVTYVVVKVVSVTFTLAMVLLFAFIIYMIMKPKRVKNAQ; encoded by the coding sequence TTGGAATATTATAGTTGGATATTAGCGTTTCATGTTATATCAGTTTTGTCTTGGATGGCAATGTTGTTTTATCTACCTCGGCTTTTTGTTTACCATGTAGAAAATAGTGATAAGAAAGATTTTGTAGATGTAGTAAAGATTCAAGAATACAAAATATATAAATATATTGGTATGCCTGCAATGTGGACAACTATAATAAGTGGTATTGCAATGATATATTTAGCACCAGAACTTTTTAAATCAGGTGCTTGGTTGCATGCAAAATTGACTGTTGTATTTTTACTTATTATCTACTCATTTTCTTTAGAATACTTTAGAAAACAATTAGAAGAAAACAAGTGTAAAAGAAGTGGAAAATTCTTTAGAGCTTACAATGAAATACCAACTCTGTTTGCAATACTTATTGTTACTTATGTTGTTGTAAAAGTTGTATCAGTAACTTTTACTTTAGCTATGGTACTTTTATTTGCATTTATAATTTATATGATAATGAAACCAAAGAGAGTAAAAAATGCACAATGA
- a CDS encoding PhoH family protein: MHNDNFDKYYVLDTNILLEDANNIFKLSDDNKNLIILPETVLDEIDAKKSGFEEINFQAREFARILENSTILFTKSEDDFKIVRLRIDNDCPISIDVISKLEYQFVTKTTAPNIANDRRILEIAKFTTKFYNKNSTFLSMDIMARTRAISLDIKAESLIGSNKDEFIHEFIKTIQIKFEDLESIENRDIKELDSEYKVSNFSYCFKVKGSDQVVLASIQNEKIRVLNEDEVRNQIIAPLNKEQLFFSNAIIQHYFNVLIIEAKAGSGKTLLALSGALKLVKNKEYQRIIYIRNSIESLDKGEDVGYLPGLEEKFKIYNHPLMDSIDHIVRSEYKKRRATKSKEEQEIDEQELKTRVDQMIQNYFIETMWVGEMRGRTLSNAFVIIDEAQNMSNKTMQMVLSRIDNTCKVVILGSNKQIDNFYVNKYTNSLTTLLKSTKTESSLVNIFAIELQKVLRGPITEWAENIFSTKNK; encoded by the coding sequence ATGCACAATGACAACTTTGATAAATACTATGTACTTGATACAAATATCTTACTAGAAGATGCAAATAATATATTTAAATTATCTGATGATAATAAAAATCTTATTATACTTCCCGAAACAGTTCTAGATGAAATTGATGCAAAAAAAAGTGGTTTTGAAGAGATAAACTTTCAAGCTAGAGAGTTTGCAAGAATCTTAGAAAACTCAACTATCCTTTTTACAAAAAGCGAAGATGACTTCAAAATTGTAAGACTAAGAATAGATAATGACTGCCCTATTTCTATTGATGTAATTTCAAAACTTGAATATCAATTTGTTACAAAAACAACAGCTCCTAATATTGCAAATGATAGAAGAATATTAGAAATAGCAAAATTTACTACAAAATTTTATAATAAAAACTCAACATTTCTTTCAATGGATATCATGGCAAGAACTAGAGCAATATCTTTAGATATAAAAGCTGAATCATTAATTGGATCAAATAAAGATGAATTTATTCATGAATTTATAAAAACTATTCAAATAAAATTTGAAGATTTAGAGAGTATTGAAAATAGAGATATCAAAGAACTAGATAGTGAATATAAAGTTTCAAATTTCTCTTATTGCTTTAAAGTTAAGGGCTCAGACCAAGTTGTACTTGCATCAATTCAAAATGAAAAGATAAGAGTATTAAATGAAGATGAAGTAAGAAATCAAATAATTGCTCCACTAAATAAAGAACAACTATTTTTCTCAAATGCAATCATTCAACACTACTTTAATGTATTAATTATAGAAGCTAAAGCTGGTTCTGGAAAAACACTTTTAGCATTAAGTGGAGCATTAAAATTAGTCAAAAATAAAGAATACCAAAGAATCATATACATAAGAAATTCAATTGAGTCATTAGACAAAGGTGAAGATGTTGGATACTTACCAGGCCTTGAAGAAAAATTCAAAATATATAATCATCCACTAATGGATAGTATTGATCATATAGTTCGTTCTGAATACAAAAAAAGAAGAGCAACTAAAAGTAAAGAAGAACAAGAAATAGATGAACAAGAACTAAAAACTAGAGTTGACCAAATGATTCAAAACTATTTTATAGAAACAATGTGGGTAGGAGAAATGAGAGGAAGAACATTATCAAATGCATTTGTAATAATTGATGAAGCACAAAATATGTCAAATAAAACAATGCAAATGGTTCTTTCAAGAATAGACAATACTTGTAAAGTAGTAATACTAGGAAGTAATAAACAAATAGATAACTTCTATGTAAATAAATATACAAACTCACTAACTACTCTTTTAAAATCTACAAAAACAGAATCTTCATTAGTTAATATATTTGCTATTGAACTACAAAAAGTTCTAAGAGGTCCAATAACTGAATGGGCAGAAAATATATTTTCTACTAAAAATAAATAA
- a CDS encoding ribonuclease J encodes MEENKTVQNDTQVVEKTAPEANNTTAKQETTGPSPKKPKPKRPVNKRKKTVVPKMEDKSGEGWITDLRKAHVINERIHKERLNPHNKLNLSSTQKVRITPLGGLGEIGGNMMVIETEKSAIIVDVGMSFPDEDMHGVDILIPDFTYIREIKDKIAAVIITHGHEDHIGAMPYLFKEMQFPIYGTSLPLEMIGSKFDEHKMRQHRGYFHAIQKRTPIKIGDFEIEWMHITHSIIDASSLAITTDAGTIIHTGDFKIDHTPIDGFPSDLHRFAHYGEKGVLLLMSDSTNSHTAGFTKSESTVGPTFDTLFSKAKGRVIMSTFSSNTHRVAQAIEHGLKYGRKVCVIGRSMEKNLELAMALGYIKFPRDQFIEPHEVHKYDDNQILIVTTGSQGESMSALYRMSIHEHRHIKIKPGDQIILSAKAIPGNEASVSQIINHLLKAGAEVAYQNFSEIHVSGHAAQEEQKLMLRLVKPKFFMPIHGEYNHAVKHQQTGISCGVLERNTYIMSDGEQIEVTPKYLKKVKTVKSGKTYIDNQLNNKIADDIILDRQTMANEGVVMIVAQINENDRKLSDKTRVTSFGLVPDNQDRFFAKEIEDLLETFFSNAKEGMFKNTKYLEDEIRKVVRKHCVRKFKKYPMIVPTIFVY; translated from the coding sequence ATGGAAGAGAACAAAACAGTACAGAATGATACTCAAGTTGTAGAAAAAACTGCTCCAGAAGCAAATAATACTACTGCAAAACAAGAAACTACAGGACCTAGCCCTAAAAAGCCAAAACCAAAAAGACCAGTTAATAAAAGAAAAAAAACAGTTGTTCCTAAAATGGAAGATAAATCAGGTGAAGGTTGGATAACAGACCTTAGAAAAGCTCACGTTATCAATGAAAGAATTCATAAAGAAAGATTAAATCCACATAATAAATTAAACCTTTCTTCTACTCAAAAAGTTAGAATCACTCCACTTGGTGGATTAGGTGAAATTGGTGGAAATATGATGGTAATTGAAACTGAAAAAAGTGCAATTATTGTTGATGTTGGTATGAGTTTTCCTGATGAAGATATGCATGGAGTTGATATTTTAATTCCTGATTTCACTTATATTAGAGAAATCAAAGATAAAATTGCAGCTGTTATTATCACTCACGGACACGAAGATCATATTGGTGCAATGCCTTATTTATTTAAAGAGATGCAATTTCCTATTTATGGAACATCACTTCCATTAGAAATGATTGGTTCAAAATTTGATGAGCATAAAATGAGACAACATAGAGGTTATTTCCATGCAATTCAAAAAAGAACTCCTATAAAAATTGGTGATTTTGAAATAGAATGGATGCATATAACTCACTCAATTATTGATGCTTCATCTTTAGCAATTACTACTGATGCTGGTACAATTATCCATACGGGTGATTTTAAAATTGACCATACTCCAATTGATGGTTTCCCATCAGACTTACATAGATTTGCACATTATGGTGAAAAAGGTGTTTTACTTTTAATGTCTGATTCTACAAACTCACACACAGCTGGTTTTACAAAATCTGAATCAACTGTTGGTCCAACTTTTGATACTCTATTTTCAAAAGCAAAAGGTAGAGTTATTATGTCTACTTTCTCTTCAAATACGCACAGAGTTGCACAAGCAATTGAGCATGGTTTAAAGTATGGTAGAAAAGTGTGTGTTATTGGAAGATCTATGGAGAAAAACTTAGAATTAGCAATGGCATTAGGATATATTAAATTCCCAAGAGATCAATTTATTGAGCCACATGAAGTACATAAATATGATGATAATCAAATCTTAATTGTAACAACTGGTTCTCAAGGTGAATCTATGAGTGCTCTATATAGAATGTCAATTCATGAGCATAGACACATCAAAATTAAGCCAGGTGATCAAATTATACTTTCTGCTAAAGCAATTCCAGGAAATGAAGCTAGTGTTTCTCAAATCATTAATCATTTATTAAAAGCTGGTGCTGAAGTTGCATATCAAAACTTCTCAGAAATTCACGTTTCTGGACATGCTGCACAAGAAGAACAAAAACTTATGCTAAGACTTGTAAAACCTAAATTCTTTATGCCAATTCATGGTGAATATAACCATGCAGTTAAGCATCAACAAACAGGTATTTCATGTGGTGTATTAGAGAGAAATACTTATATTATGAGTGATGGTGAGCAAATTGAAGTTACTCCTAAATATCTTAAAAAAGTTAAAACTGTAAAAAGTGGTAAAACTTATATAGATAATCAACTTAACAATAAAATTGCAGATGATATTATTCTTGATAGACAAACAATGGCAAACGAAGGTGTTGTTATGATTGTTGCACAAATTAATGAAAATGATAGAAAACTTTCAGATAAAACTAGAGTTACATCATTTGGTTTAGTTCCAGATAATCAAGATAGATTCTTTGCAAAAGAGATTGAAGATTTATTAGAGACTTTCTTTTCAAATGCAAAAGAAGGTATGTTTAAAAATACTAAATATTTAGAAGATGAAATCAGAAAAGTTGTAAGAAAACATTGTGTTAGAAAGTTTAAAAAATACCCTATGATTGTTCCTACTATTTTTGTTTACTAA
- a CDS encoding phosphorylase family protein: MIICAGNIESFKFAEPMGIGLVDMAINLTRRCLFNKPEFILFIGTAGSYGNHNILDIVESKRAANLELSFLENNSYTPLDNVLESENKMVRNDTIVNSSNYITTNEDIAKKYNEYGIGIENMEFFSVVKVAKEFEIPVAGIFAVTNYTNKNAHEDFKQNHKKAMETITKYLLEKNIIK; the protein is encoded by the coding sequence ATGATTATTTGTGCTGGAAACATCGAAAGTTTTAAATTCGCAGAACCTATGGGAATAGGGCTAGTCGATATGGCCATAAATCTTACTAGAAGATGTCTGTTTAATAAACCAGAGTTTATTTTGTTTATAGGAACAGCAGGTAGTTATGGTAATCATAATATTTTAGATATTGTTGAATCAAAACGTGCTGCAAACTTGGAGTTGTCTTTTTTGGAAAATAACTCTTATACTCCACTTGATAATGTATTAGAATCAGAAAATAAGATGGTTAGAAACGATACTATAGTAAATAGTTCAAACTATATTACTACAAATGAAGATATAGCTAAAAAATATAATGAATATGGAATAGGTATTGAAAATATGGAGTTCTTCTCTGTTGTAAAGGTTGCAAAAGAGTTTGAAATACCCGTAGCTGGAATATTTGCTGTGACAAACTATACAAATAAAAATGCCCATGAAGATTTTAAACAAAACCATAAAAAAGCGATGGAAACAATCACGAAGTATTTATTAGAGAAAAATATAATTAAATAA
- a CDS encoding pseudouridine synthase encodes MKNQPEAKEENTRLNKFISHNSKYSRREADAIIAEGRVKVNKKTITDLSTKVLDSDIVAIDNKPIKFEKNKMYTVLVYNKPKGELVTKNDPQGRRIIFDTLGAKYKHFLPIGRLDYASEGVLLLTDSVDVANGLMHSDLQRVYKIKVSGPINKQVEDAMLHGLELEDATKGAWKDSKVKSMSFAPFLGYKIDSVKDTFSKLKVAITEGKNRELRRFFAHFGLDVMDLKRVEYGGISLNNLPTGKSRYLTREEYKNLKDYLHTKDND; translated from the coding sequence ATGAAAAATCAACCAGAAGCAAAAGAAGAGAATACAAGATTAAACAAATTTATATCACATAATAGTAAATACTCAAGAAGAGAGGCCGATGCAATTATTGCAGAAGGTAGAGTAAAAGTTAATAAGAAAACAATTACTGACTTATCTACAAAAGTATTAGATAGTGATATTGTTGCAATTGATAATAAACCTATCAAATTTGAAAAAAATAAGATGTATACAGTTTTAGTTTATAACAAACCAAAAGGTGAACTTGTAACTAAAAATGATCCACAAGGTAGAAGAATAATCTTTGATACTCTAGGAGCTAAATATAAGCACTTTTTGCCAATAGGTAGACTTGACTATGCAAGTGAGGGAGTTTTGCTTCTCACGGACAGCGTAGACGTTGCAAATGGTCTTATGCATTCTGACTTACAAAGAGTATATAAAATAAAAGTAAGTGGACCTATAAACAAACAAGTTGAAGATGCTATGTTACATGGTCTCGAACTTGAAGATGCGACAAAAGGTGCATGGAAAGATAGTAAAGTAAAATCAATGAGTTTTGCACCTTTCTTAGGATATAAAATTGATTCAGTTAAAGATACTTTTTCTAAATTAAAAGTTGCAATAACTGAAGGTAAGAATAGAGAATTAAGAAGATTCTTTGCTCACTTTGGACTTGATGTAATGGATTTAAAAAGAGTTGAGTATGGTGGAATTAGTTTAAATAATTTGCCTACTGGAAAAAGTAGATATCTAACAAGAGAAGAGTACAAAAACTTAAAAGATTATTTACATACAAAAGATAATGACTAA
- a CDS encoding SIMPL domain-containing protein → MKKILFLFLPFFLYAFEVDFSKEFTKDLIPNVLSADISVIIEDEKEKNVIERLEVFNKEIKAYNKVEKQLGTFNVRPLYQKSSNTPRIYGYSGELSYKIETDDAFSMGEFISMITNMKENRDTSVTLNNLSWRVKDDSYNVILDLVRLEAINWVENYAKVLSNDLHKECNIKTISLENNIMHTYRAQMTSMKLSSSLKKEDVPVPEVSHQKLSIITNYKLECK, encoded by the coding sequence ATGAAAAAAATTTTATTTTTATTTTTACCATTTTTTCTTTATGCATTTGAAGTTGATTTTAGTAAAGAGTTTACAAAAGACTTAATTCCAAATGTTTTAAGTGCGGATATTTCTGTAATAATTGAAGATGAAAAAGAAAAAAATGTAATAGAAAGATTAGAAGTTTTTAACAAAGAGATAAAAGCTTACAACAAAGTTGAAAAACAATTGGGAACATTTAATGTAAGACCTCTATATCAAAAGTCTAGTAATACACCAAGAATATATGGATATAGTGGGGAACTTAGTTATAAAATAGAAACAGATGATGCTTTTTCTATGGGAGAATTTATCTCTATGATAACTAATATGAAAGAAAATCGAGATACTTCTGTAACTTTAAATAATCTTTCATGGAGAGTTAAAGATGACAGTTATAATGTAATTTTAGACTTAGTAAGACTTGAAGCAATTAATTGGGTAGAAAATTATGCAAAAGTACTTTCAAATGATTTACACAAAGAGTGTAATATAAAAACAATAAGTTTAGAAAATAACATTATGCATACTTATAGAGCTCAAATGACTTCAATGAAACTTAGCTCCTCTTTGAAAAAAGAAGATGTACCTGTACCTGAAGTCTCTCATCAAAAGCTTTCTATAATTACAAATTACAAACTGGAGTGTAAATGA
- a CDS encoding replication-associated recombination protein A, which translates to MTNLSSILRPNSLQDFVGQNHIISKNKVLYKLIIKGEIPHLFFYGKPGTGKTTLAKIIAKTINTDYFYFNATSLKIEDLRKVFSKYDNSLIKPIVFIDEVHRLSKNQQEVLLPIMENYQAIIIGASTENPFFTLTNAIRSRSFLFEFLPHSREDLTSILEVAQLKLGTKLSDETKEYLINSSSGDARAMLNLLEFAFKVDTNVSCETLKELRQNVIGDGVSSSNTHYDLASAMIKSVRGSDIDAALYYLSRLIEGGESVEFITRRLVILASEDIGNANPNALNLAVSTMLATSKIGYPESRIILSQCVIYLASSPKSNSAYEAINKGISEVKNGKILDIPKNIDSFHKDYLYPHNFGGYVEQKYLSEPLRLYDSKGIGFEKTLDDWIKKIKDK; encoded by the coding sequence ATGACTAATCTAAGTTCTATTCTTCGTCCAAATTCTCTTCAAGACTTTGTAGGACAAAATCATATAATATCAAAAAATAAAGTCTTATATAAACTAATCATAAAAGGTGAGATTCCTCACCTTTTTTTTTATGGTAAACCGGGAACTGGAAAAACTACCCTAGCAAAAATTATTGCAAAAACTATCAACACTGACTACTTTTATTTTAATGCAACATCTTTAAAAATTGAAGACTTAAGAAAAGTATTTAGTAAGTATGATAATAGTTTGATTAAACCAATTGTATTTATAGATGAAGTACATAGATTATCAAAAAATCAACAAGAAGTTTTACTTCCTATAATGGAAAACTATCAAGCGATAATTATAGGTGCTAGTACAGAAAACCCATTTTTTACTTTAACTAATGCAATAAGGTCTAGAAGTTTTTTATTTGAATTTCTACCTCATTCAAGGGAAGATTTAACAAGCATATTAGAAGTTGCACAATTAAAACTAGGTACAAAACTTAGTGACGAAACAAAAGAGTATTTGATAAATAGTTCATCAGGTGATGCAAGAGCTATGCTAAATCTTCTTGAATTTGCTTTTAAAGTTGATACAAATGTTTCATGTGAAACATTAAAAGAGTTAAGACAAAATGTAATAGGAGATGGTGTATCATCATCAAATACACATTATGACTTAGCAAGTGCAATGATTAAATCCGTCAGAGGTTCTGATATTGATGCGGCACTTTATTATCTTTCACGATTAATAGAGGGTGGTGAAAGCGTAGAATTCATTACTAGAAGATTAGTGATACTTGCAAGTGAAGATATTGGAAATGCAAATCCAAATGCACTAAATCTTGCTGTTAGTACTATGCTTGCAACTTCAAAGATTGGTTATCCAGAAAGTAGAATTATACTGTCTCAATGTGTCATTTATTTAGCTTCATCACCAAAATCAAATTCAGCTTATGAAGCAATAAATAAAGGAATAAGTGAAGTTAAAAATGGTAAAATCTTAGATATACCAAAAAATATAGACTCTTTCCACAAAGATTATTTGTATCCTCATAACTTTGGTGGTTATGTTGAACAAAAATATTTAAGTGAACCTTTGCGTTTATATGATTCAAAAGGTATAGGTTTTGAAAAAACTCTTGATGATTGGATAAAAAAAATAAAGGATAAGTAA